The nucleotide sequence GGACGTTCACTGGAATGTTTCAACTCACTTGCCACTGTTTAGGGAATAAAATTAACGATAATATgagtaaaatgaatttcaatataAAGCATCGTATATCGAAAATTACTTTTCACTCACTTTCAAACCACCACTGCCATCATAACGTGTTGCAGCTTCGTCTTGTAAACGATCTTTCTCTTTGGCCTTCTCCTGCATTCGACGAACTTTATCTGGATTTTTAATTCCCCGATTTTCTTGCTCGCGAAGCCTTTTCTCTACTGCTTCCAACTGTTGCTGTCTTCTCACTTCCTGTTGAAAATGATTATTTATACTTCGATTGGTAAGAACAAAAAACATGCGAATTATCAAAATTCGATGCGAAAAACAACGATTTACTTACAGGGTCTGGAGTAGGATCTGAATTATTTGAATCATCCCCGAAACATGATGAGCAAACACCCATTTTTAAAGAACGGTGACAAACTTATTACTATTTAAACAATGTAATCATAAGGATTCTAAACATTCAATCTTATTAAAAATGCAACATGCTATAGACCAACTTCgtattattgatttgaaaaaaaaatgaacatgatGCGAGGTAACTTTAGCAGAgtgaaatatcgaaaaattttaatattcaagAGGTTACAGGGTttgattgatttaaaaatcaaacaaattttgatgataacTGATAAGGATTGCACCAAAACAGGCAAACAGACAGAAGAGAATTAATTATGCAACCATTACAAGAGAATTTCAGAGAAATATTTTGACTCATTAAATGGCGCAATTGGTGAACTTTTAATTTATTACAATTTGCAATCGGTTTAGATACTTAAAATTCAAACCACTCGCTAACTTTTCCTTTTGAGCATTTCTTTTCTACATTTcttcttttgttttttctcaaatcagtcgaacttttgaactttgaagtttgcACTCGAATTTTACGAACAGGTTGTAGTGATGTCTGTTTCTTACCGGgtgctcaaaagtcaaaattcaaaatcgaaatcgaaCATAAATTAGTAGATTTAGATTAGTACATGGCCAACTCTTAAATCCTCAAATGATTCCACTGAggttttcactttcaaatttgttttcgcTTTGAGAAGtgataattattcaatttgaatgTTATTGAATTTTCCCGAATGTATCAACCTATTCACTCAGGGCCTCAGGCTAGGCTTGGGCTAGGTGAATGAATTCAACAATCGTTCGGAACTCTCACTCTCACTTTTAGACACAGGACATTTACTTTGGATCCAAGTTGGGATTTAGAAAATTGATGACAAGGTGAATGTGAAAAAGTGAGGGCCATGAGACGTCGATGTTTATTATATTCCTTCATAACGaatcctttcaaaattgagaatttcacaTGAAGTAGGATGAGGGTACGCCCGGTACGGTAAGGAGTAAGGACGATTCGTGGTGAGAATCTGTTGAATTGGATTGAATTATAACTTGAAGTTGAAGAATCGAAGAAATAATCATCAATCAAGAACACCGAGTCATcggaagaagttgaaaatttgagcatTAATATTTGATTTTAAACTCGATAGTCAGGTATAGGTCGAAAGATAGTGTAGTGTGTTGAGTTTGAGTAGCATTTAAAGTTGAAGCTGCAAATTGAACGAGCACCCTGTAGTTTGTACttgattttcgagtttttggcGCTTTTCATTATCTTTTGTCTTCATCAAGCTCCCGAAACACTTTTCACTcgataaaaaccattttttcattaatttcttcattagagttcttaaaaataataattacctcattaaaaatgatttgatttttcaaaaatattctaaaaaatgatttaaacacccacagttttgaaataaatgaaataaaattgaacattcTTTCGGTGAAATGACGTACTATTTTACCTTTTCAACAAATTCTTCACACGATCAACTGCCGCAGATTCGTATCGATTTCTGTGAACCGCACTAACCGCACGAACACGAGTTTCACAAGTGCGGCAGTCGGCAAACGAACAAGGAAAGTGTGTTACAGTTTGTGAGTTTGACATTTGCCGTTGTAGTGTTCGCTTGTTGTAATCGCGGTGTATTTGTTCCTCTAGTTTCACTAAGCAGTTTTAGTgtaattatttctttatttccGAATTAATTCTTTCGAATTATCGCTAAAATGGCAGACGTAGCTCCTGAAGTCAAGTGAGTTATTATATTCCATACGAAAATTGTGTTTTATATGTAATTACTTCGATTTACTTGTTCGCTATTTTGGCGGCCGCTAAACAATAACCAAAATGGCGACCTACTTCTTTATTGTGTTTATTCAGAGTGAGCGCTGTGCAGTAAGTCACGTTCGCGTTTAATTATGTCGATTCTACTTTACAATTGTTTCGTCTTTCGTATTTCCATACATCAAAGCTCCGATACGCGtactagtatttttttcattttcgcggTTTTcggctttttcaaaaacaccggGTACCCGGTATCCTTGAATAGCAAACATGTGCTTTGTGCTTGTAAACGGTTTTTCGCACGcagtattgaaaattaatcattcaatcaattgttttgttttcatcatCGAGATCGAGCATGATTGTGCGACTACGAATTTCGTTGCATTTTTTAGTGTGATTTTAAACGATTATTTGCCCGCCTCGTGATACGTGTCAAATGTTATTTCACGTAGCGGTGTATTGTTaacgtgttttttaaattcacttgTGTAATCATGTTGTGTTTTCGTTCTTTAGAGAAACCGTCGTCGAAAAACCCGAAGTTGCTGAAACCGAGAAACCAGTCGAAGAATCGGATAAAAGCGAAAAAACCGAAAAGAACGGAGATGCCGAAGAAACCGAAAGCAAACCAGAAAACGGAGTTGAAGACAAATGCGCATTGAAGAATGGCAGTGTCAAACAAAACGGTTTTGCTGCTGAAAAAGAAGAAACAGAATCTAATGAAACCGCAGGTATGCAAAACATGTTTTCGTCTTTGTGTTATTATTTAAGTGGTGTTGGGTGATAACGTGTCGAGTGGTAATACGATGATCCAAATTTCGAAACTAATTTTTCTCGACACAACTTACAGAAAGTAATGAAGTATGCGGTATCAAAAGGAAATCAGTAGGTTCAGAAGCTGGTGCTGAAGCCGAAGTAGAATCATCGGAAAAGAAACAGAAATTAGAAGGCTCAGCGGAGCCGGATGTCGCCGCTAACGGCGATGCGGTCGAAGCGAAAGCTTAATGTGTAAATTTAaagtaaatacataaaaatgacATTTACTTCTGAAACGTTATGAACGAAAACTATGTGTATTTATTATTTAAGTTTGggtacctattatttattttaagttttccttttttaattttacatgtgattttatgatttttttttaattttgattaggtacttttttcttttttaagtaAGGGATTTGGCATTTTACAGTATTTTATCCGTGTATATGTTGAATTAGTTATATATATGAAATCGTGACACGTAGATTTGATTCGAATATAAATTGTTTCCTTATTAATGACTACGTAATTGTTTCTCAGCTATCTGTGTTCATATATATGATTATCTCGTACTTCCACTAATGCATTTCTCCCTAATCGACTCCAGTGTTTTTTAGTAACATTCATTTCGGACCCTTTTAAT is from Planococcus citri chromosome 1, ihPlaCitr1.1, whole genome shotgun sequence and encodes:
- the LOC135832856 gene encoding uncharacterized protein LOC135832856, coding for MADVAPEVKETVVEKPEVAETEKPVEESDKSEKTEKNGDAEETESKPENGVEDKCALKNGSVKQNGFAAEKEETESNETAESNEVCGIKRKSVGSEAGAEAEVESSEKKQKLEGSAEPDVAANGDAVEAKA
- the Svip gene encoding small VCP/p97-interacting protein, with amino-acid sequence MGVCSSCFGDDSNNSDPTPDPEVRRQQQLEAVEKRLREQENRGIKNPDKVRRMQEKAKEKDRLQDEAATRYDGSGGLKWQVS